The proteins below are encoded in one region of Candidatus Saccharimonadales bacterium:
- a CDS encoding nucleoside 2-deoxyribosyltransferase domain-containing protein: MATEVIKPPEIVNTETPVLFLAGPIQGAEDWQEKAIDIISGITSGITIASPRREYPEGTFVYEKQVDWETEYLKRAAKTGAVMFWLACQAEAGDPDERGFSRAYAQTSRFELAEAKLKHERDGINLVVGIEKGFGNERYIRRRFSQDCPNVPILDRLDSTCRAAVKLIKEQ, translated from the coding sequence ATGGCTACAGAAGTAATCAAACCGCCTGAGATCGTAAATACTGAGACTCCCGTTCTATTCCTAGCCGGACCGATACAAGGCGCAGAAGATTGGCAGGAGAAAGCCATTGATATCATTAGTGGTATTACATCCGGGATTACTATTGCTTCGCCGAGAAGAGAATACCCAGAAGGTACGTTTGTATACGAAAAACAAGTCGACTGGGAGACGGAATACCTTAAACGCGCAGCTAAAACTGGCGCAGTAATGTTTTGGCTGGCATGTCAGGCCGAAGCCGGAGATCCAGATGAGAGAGGATTTTCTAGAGCTTACGCTCAAACATCAAGGTTTGAACTAGCTGAGGCTAAGCTCAAGCATGAGAGAGACGGGATTAACCTAGTAGTAGGAATTGAAAAAGGTTTTGGTAACGAAAGGTACATTCGTAGGCGCTTCTCCCAGGACTGTCCTAATGTACCCATTCTAGATAGGCTTGATAGTACTTGTAGGGCGGCAGTCAAGCTCATTAAAGAGCAGTAG
- a CDS encoding DUF2268 domain-containing putative Zn-dependent protease (predicted Zn-dependent protease with a strongly conserved HExxH motif), protein MIKVSYVEISQKDKSRIEVALPIWLQEVRELLPQVPEVIEVIFDNQYLIKITGTGGFALDKDKIALAFDPAFTNKNLQFNNLRGSFYHECFHLVQGWVGGVAGGEISAIEDALMEGSATVFERERTGTKPPWSDYSDIKNIDEKLATIKELGANYDWQKWKFYDPETNTRWILYKVGVYLTEKILDNNPELTIEDVAGMKVAGMLDAAD, encoded by the coding sequence ATGATAAAAGTGTCATATGTAGAAATCAGCCAGAAAGATAAGAGCCGCATAGAGGTGGCTCTGCCAATATGGCTACAAGAGGTGAGAGAACTCCTGCCACAGGTACCTGAAGTTATAGAAGTCATCTTCGATAATCAATATCTTATCAAGATTACCGGTACGGGTGGATTTGCCTTAGATAAGGATAAGATCGCACTAGCATTTGACCCTGCTTTCACTAACAAGAATTTACAGTTCAATAATCTGCGCGGAAGCTTCTATCATGAGTGCTTCCACTTAGTACAAGGCTGGGTGGGTGGAGTAGCCGGAGGCGAGATATCGGCTATCGAGGATGCTTTAATGGAAGGTTCGGCCACTGTTTTCGAGCGGGAACGTACAGGTACAAAGCCGCCTTGGAGCGACTATTCCGATATAAAGAATATAGATGAGAAGTTGGCTACGATTAAAGAGTTAGGAGCTAACTATGATTGGCAGAAGTGGAAGTTCTATGACCCCGAGACTAATACACGTTGGATACTGTATAAAGTAGGTGTTTACCTTACCGAGAAAATCTTGGATAATAACCCAGAATTAACTATTGAGGATGTAGCTGGCATGAAGGTTGCGGGTATGCTTGATGCTGCCGATTGA
- a CDS encoding ImmA/IrrE family metallo-endopeptidase: MEEEFKNKARISGCHNSARQLIKRAGIIATPIKINDLVGVITKDHPGIRFYGTDKLPSTVYAIAHKDGQDIDIAFNKKTSVNRQKFSVAHEFGHLYMGHVHSGASIDFDDSRVPEVEANAFAAELIMPLNLIKEDIKKFRGDTAGLIKHLAVSEEAFWWRITSTGLLNKL; the protein is encoded by the coding sequence ATGGAGGAGGAATTTAAAAACAAAGCCCGAATAAGCGGTTGTCACAACTCCGCCCGACAACTTATTAAGCGTGCTGGTATTATTGCGACACCAATTAAAATTAACGATCTGGTTGGTGTAATCACAAAAGATCATCCTGGGATAAGATTTTACGGAACCGATAAACTACCTAGTACTGTTTACGCAATTGCACATAAAGACGGTCAAGATATCGATATCGCCTTTAATAAAAAAACTTCTGTCAATCGGCAGAAGTTTTCTGTTGCACACGAATTCGGGCATCTCTATATGGGGCATGTCCATTCCGGAGCTTCAATTGACTTCGATGATTCTAGGGTGCCTGAAGTTGAAGCTAATGCGTTTGCTGCTGAACTAATAATGCCACTAAATTTGATAAAGGAAGACATCAAGAAATTTCGTGGCGATACTGCTGGCTTGATTAAGCACTTAGCGGTAAGTGAAGAAGCTTTTTGGTGGCGCATTACTAGTACGGGGTTGTTGAACAAGCTATGA
- a CDS encoding helix-turn-helix transcriptional regulator, whose translation MDSNRYKKIGGRIRDARIRVGLTQQQLAEAVGYKSSTAISLIESGERRVQINELEEIGRKLSVTIGYLLDGEVASEHKDVSIALRADEDLSEEDVKGVMNYIEWMKSQRKK comes from the coding sequence ATGGATAGTAATCGCTATAAAAAAATCGGCGGTCGAATAAGAGATGCTCGTATTAGAGTCGGACTCACACAACAACAGCTTGCAGAAGCTGTTGGCTACAAATCTAGTACTGCTATATCGCTGATAGAATCCGGTGAACGTCGAGTTCAAATCAACGAATTAGAGGAGATTGGTAGAAAGTTATCGGTGACAATTGGCTATTTACTGGATGGCGAGGTTGCATCTGAGCACAAGGATGTCAGTATCGCGCTTCGCGCAGATGAAGACCTTAGCGAAGAAGACGTGAAGGGTGTTATGAATTATATAGAATGGATGAAAAGCCAGAGGAAAAAGTGA
- a CDS encoding DUF2188 domain-containing protein: MAKKNVHITYSKDSKDWGVKSQGAHRAASRHQTKAEATQAGREIARNNKGELFIHNKDNKISDRDSYGNDPFPPRDRKH, encoded by the coding sequence ATGGCCAAGAAGAATGTCCATATTACCTACAGTAAAGACTCCAAAGACTGGGGAGTAAAAAGTCAAGGCGCGCATCGCGCTGCCAGCCGACACCAAACAAAGGCCGAAGCCACACAAGCTGGTCGTGAAATAGCCCGCAACAACAAAGGTGAGCTTTTCATACACAATAAGGACAATAAAATATCGGACCGTGACAGTTACGGCAATGACCCGTTTCCACCGCGCGATAGAAAGCATTAG
- a CDS encoding DUF2207 domain-containing protein has translation MKRLTILLVLLSLSLSLFGASPVLADNGESILEFRSEVNINGDGQAEITETIRYDFNGNERRGIYRDIPIRYEAEDSKRQFYEVKLDILDVTRNGSAVPYLVINEDTYTRLRIGDRDDTRSRDIEEYGITYRLYPVAYQYDDVDAVQLDVVGSRWEIPIKSVSVEISLPFATTERECFAGVSGSALRDCRLTGDEDSVIITANSLATGEGVTAYFEFAEGVFTNYLEAQTTPFPWVWVGVGLVLFMVVIGGLGGIITSHIRYVLRKRRQLVISEYEPPKDLTPAEVGLLNDNISNHIEFAATVIDLAVRGYLRIEFKETGRWIKKQKYTFHQIESSDSSLLRNYERDIITVLFKEGGTIELEDVDAKDMYKSLQNMHKTLKQSLTEKGLYRAQPGWAKSLFKRSGSLLAAVVVAFFLTPIAGLAALALAAGIASWMGVGTLASRVTHEGYTGWAKIEGFKLFLSLTEKERMDFHEAPERQPEEFSKFLPYAVALGVEGKWAKQFSSMTLPPQDWANGASSALITNVAFMSGLSSGLNSYARSAYNGSSGGFSGGGGFSGGGIGGGGGGSW, from the coding sequence ATGAAACGATTGACGATTCTCCTAGTTCTGTTGAGTCTTTCACTTAGTCTGTTTGGTGCGAGTCCAGTTCTAGCGGATAACGGTGAGTCTATACTGGAATTCCGGAGCGAAGTAAATATTAATGGTGATGGCCAGGCTGAGATTACCGAGACTATTCGGTATGACTTCAACGGTAATGAGAGGCGGGGTATCTATCGTGACATACCGATTCGGTACGAGGCTGAGGATTCGAAGCGTCAATTTTATGAAGTGAAGCTCGACATACTAGACGTGACTCGCAATGGCAGTGCCGTACCGTACTTGGTGATAAATGAGGACACTTATACCCGACTACGTATCGGTGATAGGGATGATACACGCAGTCGTGATATAGAGGAGTACGGCATAACCTACAGGCTCTATCCGGTAGCCTACCAATATGATGATGTAGATGCGGTCCAGCTCGATGTAGTGGGCAGCCGCTGGGAGATACCGATCAAATCAGTTAGCGTAGAGATTAGTCTGCCGTTTGCTACCACCGAGCGCGAATGTTTTGCGGGTGTATCGGGTAGTGCACTTAGAGATTGTAGGCTAACGGGGGATGAAGATTCTGTGATCATTACGGCTAATAGTCTCGCTACCGGGGAGGGAGTGACGGCCTACTTTGAGTTTGCGGAGGGGGTTTTCACTAATTATCTTGAAGCTCAAACCACTCCGTTTCCTTGGGTGTGGGTCGGTGTCGGGCTGGTGCTCTTTATGGTAGTAATCGGTGGATTAGGCGGAATCATCACTTCTCACATTCGCTACGTGTTACGGAAGCGGCGACAGCTGGTTATATCAGAGTATGAACCTCCAAAAGATTTAACCCCAGCTGAAGTTGGCCTACTAAATGATAATATCAGTAACCATATCGAGTTTGCTGCTACCGTAATCGACCTGGCTGTACGGGGCTATCTACGGATAGAGTTCAAGGAAACCGGACGGTGGATTAAGAAGCAGAAATACACTTTTCATCAAATCGAGAGTTCCGACAGTTCACTATTACGCAACTATGAGCGCGATATCATCACAGTGCTATTTAAAGAGGGTGGCACAATAGAGCTCGAAGACGTAGACGCTAAAGACATGTACAAGAGTCTGCAGAATATGCACAAAACTCTGAAGCAGAGTCTTACTGAAAAAGGCTTGTATCGAGCCCAACCCGGCTGGGCCAAATCATTGTTTAAGCGGAGCGGTTCTCTGCTAGCTGCAGTAGTGGTAGCCTTTTTCCTGACGCCGATTGCGGGCTTAGCGGCTCTGGCGTTAGCGGCAGGAATAGCTTCTTGGATGGGAGTGGGTACTCTAGCCTCGCGCGTTACCCATGAGGGCTACACTGGCTGGGCTAAGATCGAGGGATTCAAGCTGTTTTTAAGTCTGACCGAGAAAGAACGGATGGACTTTCATGAGGCGCCAGAACGTCAACCGGAAGAGTTTAGTAAGTTTCTCCCTTACGCCGTAGCACTGGGCGTGGAGGGGAAGTGGGCCAAGCAGTTTAGTTCTATGACTTTACCGCCACAGGATTGGGCGAATGGGGCTAGTTCAGCGCTCATCACTAATGTTGCCTTTATGAGCGGCCTCTCTAGCGGGCTTAATTCTTACGCTCGCAGTGCCTATAACGGCAGTTCCGGTGGTTTCTCCGGTGGTGGCGGCTTCTCTGGTGGGGGTATCGGCGGAGGCGGTGGGGGTAGCTGGTAG
- a CDS encoding HD domain-containing protein translates to MSKPDITRILEFQKFLLTFRGVKRTLYIPGTDEAENDVDHSYFLALLAWFIAPQIDTELDTNKIIKYALIHDLVETYAGDTFAFDVAAQADKKEREHQSLIKIKENFSDFPGMIEAIEAYEQRQDRESKFVYALDKMTPAFLSSLDGGRCWIENEITFEAAGAYDAPKVAISGDVMPYYEALQEYLSSHPEFYHPS, encoded by the coding sequence ATGAGCAAACCGGATATCACTCGAATCTTAGAGTTTCAAAAGTTCCTCCTCACCTTTCGCGGCGTGAAACGGACGCTCTACATCCCGGGCACTGATGAAGCTGAGAACGATGTTGACCACTCCTACTTCTTAGCTCTGCTCGCCTGGTTTATCGCTCCGCAAATCGATACTGAGCTCGACACTAATAAGATCATCAAATACGCCCTCATTCATGATTTAGTCGAAACTTACGCCGGTGATACCTTTGCTTTTGATGTAGCGGCACAAGCGGACAAAAAAGAGCGGGAGCACCAGTCGCTAATAAAGATTAAGGAGAATTTTAGTGACTTTCCCGGCATGATTGAGGCGATTGAGGCCTATGAACAACGCCAAGACCGGGAGAGCAAATTCGTCTACGCTCTAGATAAGATGACCCCGGCCTTCCTCTCCAGTCTCGATGGCGGGCGCTGCTGGATTGAGAATGAAATCACCTTTGAGGCAGCTGGAGCTTATGATGCGCCTAAGGTAGCCATCTCCGGTGACGTTATGCCTTACTATGAGGCCCTCCAAGAATACTTAAGCTCCCACCCTGAGTTCTATCATCCTAGCTAA
- the tilS gene encoding tRNA lysidine(34) synthetase TilS, whose protein sequence is MANRLLDKVKFPAPGRYVLAVSGGVDSMSLLDIMVKHGGYDLIVAHLDHGMRMDSFQDMEMVHEVIVELGLEFIGESHHLGELASEAMARAARYRLLEQVREEYSAVAIITAHHLDDRIETMLLNQQRGADWQGLAPLQETGLIKRPLLNIWKEELYEYARQHNLRWREDSTNLTLNTPRNHLRAELAKHPERKLQLKRELERNDKQRQLREVELERITSEVAQCGGEEVFINRSKFLCLSTTAARDVLLWVLRRYPELEVSRAQILRLEHFIKTARVDKQLPLSGTICACAKRNGIVISTSCILK, encoded by the coding sequence ATGGCAAATCGTTTACTAGACAAAGTCAAATTTCCTGCACCGGGGCGATATGTCCTGGCTGTGAGTGGTGGGGTGGACTCGATGAGCTTACTGGATATTATGGTTAAGCATGGCGGTTATGATCTTATCGTGGCGCACTTGGATCACGGTATGCGGATGGATTCGTTTCAAGATATGGAAATGGTACATGAAGTAATAGTCGAGCTAGGACTGGAGTTCATCGGTGAGTCGCACCACCTCGGTGAGTTGGCTAGTGAAGCTATGGCTCGGGCGGCTCGCTACCGGCTGCTCGAGCAAGTTCGTGAGGAGTATAGCGCCGTGGCTATCATCACTGCGCATCATCTTGACGATCGGATCGAGACTATGTTGCTGAATCAGCAGCGGGGGGCGGACTGGCAGGGCTTAGCGCCGCTCCAGGAGACCGGACTGATTAAGCGTCCTTTGCTTAATATTTGGAAAGAAGAGCTATATGAGTATGCCCGGCAGCACAATCTGCGCTGGCGAGAAGATAGTACTAATCTAACGCTTAACACGCCACGCAATCATCTCCGAGCTGAACTGGCTAAGCACCCTGAACGTAAACTACAGCTAAAGCGAGAGCTGGAGCGTAATGACAAACAGCGCCAGCTGCGCGAGGTCGAGCTAGAACGTATCACATCTGAAGTGGCACAGTGTGGCGGGGAAGAGGTATTTATAAATCGTAGTAAATTTTTATGTTTGAGTACGACAGCCGCGCGAGACGTGTTACTTTGGGTACTGCGCCGTTATCCCGAGCTTGAAGTGTCGAGAGCGCAGATTTTGCGCCTAGAGCACTTTATCAAGACAGCGCGAGTAGATAAGCAG